The Montipora foliosa isolate CH-2021 chromosome 6, ASM3666993v2, whole genome shotgun sequence genome includes the window aaaTTCCAGAACgtttcgtgtttttaagatcgattgttattaatctttcgatgagaattcgattcagagttatatataaaaagtatgtttttttctttcttcatctgtcttttgccTTGGCTTTTTCTgatggcatcagattagactaacaagaagaggaattatgaagcggaaaccacaccttcagtcctttcttagtgtgtggaataaacgtttgcttagtgcagcaagacatgctggaaaacatccgtcagagcaatttgcatttagttttttgcagactatttatttaaagaaaaaacgagtgaattttactaaAGAccgtgttttgttttctttaaacggaatttattaccaaagcttaaaaaactaaaagacctcaaaatggcacaggacattacaaaataattaaacatgTGAACGAGTGAGCCAAAGGGTCTCTACTGGCGCGAaatgtgggtgacccctcaaattgtgttaatgaccccccactgaaaaaattaactggaacactgcagttcaataccaccaattcagtgccttccttttttgtgtaacacttaccacaggcaacccaatgtacgctttatggagcgtctagttgactttttttttcagcgaaGAGAGCTAAACGGAAAAGTGGAAACTATTTGGAAAACATAAAGCGGTCTCTAAACGCATTCCATGTTAGTAAATATCGTTTTCTTGTAGGATAAGACTTGAGGGGTCCAAAATTCGGAAGGAATTTCAAATTAAGTGATAATCATCGTTTTTTCTCGATTAGGAGTTTAGGcgtccgaaattcggaaagcATTTCAAGTGGTACCGGTAATCTTCGTTTTTTCTTGGATAAGAGTTTAAGGGTCCAAAATTCGGAAAACCTTTCAAGTTCAATAGTATAACCATCGTTTTCTTTCTCGGATAAGAGTCGaggggtccgaaattcggaGGGCATTCCAAGTTAAGTAGTAatcattgtttttttgtcaGATAAGACTCGAGGGTCCGAAATTCGCAGGGCATTTCAAGTAAACTAGTAATTATCGTTTTTTACTTTTAAGTAGTTTATCACAGTTTTTTAGTAGGATACGTGCTGAGGGGTCCGAAAAGGCATTTTAAGTTAGGTAGTAATCATAGCTTTTTGTCGGATAAGAGTTTTTATggggtccgaaattcggaagACCATTCAATGTAGGTTGGTAATGACCGTTTCAGTTGCATTGATGAGTATGAAGGGTATTCGAAATTCGGAAcgtctttttgtaaatattaaaCTGTGTTCTTACGTATTTAGGCTTGctcattggaagaaaaaaatggtgATTTTTGACGGTattgtgtttttttaaattgtgaCTCGTGTGAACTTGACGGAAACCTTATTTCTCCCCGATGGAAAACTCAACTTTACCTGTATTGGCAAAATTCTTCAGTGCGTTGTGGTTGTTTTATACCAAATTTCTCTAAAATGTAATGCCACAAAttagtttggaacgcgttgaaatcttcatttcagaaattgttCACTGAaagttaccttctaagaactccCAAGCGAACCATTTGCGTATCCAAAACTACTAGCTCACCTTTTagagtgccaaaaattgcaaaaacaccctttccAACCAGGGAATTctttccctggttgcgaatctcttgggtgatgttttagtaaagaattCTATGGCTGTTTGGCAACATAGAATAGAAATTGTTAGAACAGTTTTACTCTCCCGAACACGTATTTCACCTTGTTTgccttccttttccttttcagttgCAGGTTGCCTGACTCGTTTTTGACTTAGtaattcattcaataaagttttTGTTGCacaagttcgcatttgtttcaattcaatttttttttgtgtgtaaatCTCAGTTTATCCGGGTGTAAATCGGAGGCTAATACAAATGAATGTTTGTTAGTTTCGTTTCGTTGGACTTAAGCttaatttttctgttttttccttATCGATtctcttctttaattttactcCAGTCTATTTTACGTTTAGCATCAGTATCTTGAACAGAACAAACGTCGGATATTTGATTATTTGGCTTTCACACTGAACCAGGTGAGTAATTGCTATTACGTTTGCAGTCAAGTATAGCCGTACGCCGGGCCATAGAAATGATATGATCAAGGAAACATTTGTCTTTTTTAGCAAAATCTAACAAACTGATTTCAACGAAATGAAAGAATTTCCTAACCTATCGATCCTTTCGGTCCCTCGCTTTCTCGCTTCCCTGACTGCGGTACCGGCGGAAGTGGTATTTGCCTACGAACTTGGAGATGGGATGACCCTGTCGATCAAGcacaaaaagagaaataaattaaGATTCACCGTTACAACTATCGCTGTAAGAATTACACGAAGAATAATATGGACATTCACAGCGGCGGTAGAGGATAAGCGGTAAATACTTTTTGGTATCCCTTATCAACCTTCTTAATATTGCATTCATTATAATGTTGAATACATTATATTAAGGGGTACGTGAATtacctacaatcctggtcaaaagttgttgggaaggttgcgttCATCACTTCACGTCGTACCTAATTCGATTGTTCGAACTATTGGGTGTACTATTTGGGAAATGCCATGCTCTTGtgggcccccctcccccatattcaatgttggagttcttcatgcaagaaaagtcaccattttcttcctggaaaatccaacattgataagggggagggCGGTTATCTCTAAAGTGatgctaccttcccaacacttttgtccaggattgtagtcGACAAGCTCAATGCTATGTGGGGATCATAACAAAAATCACTTTATTTTACTGACTTTAATTACGAAATGCACTTGACGAGTGCAATCGAGATTGGAAAATTAACAAGAAAAACAGTCAATTATAATCAATAAACCACATCCAACATAAAAGAGTTCTCATCATATAATATACGTTTTATCTAGAAAATCTATTGTAATCGCTACTGTCATTGTTGAAAGAGAACCCCAAGCGCAAAATGTCTTGTTTCGTTGTCcgacttcttttttctttttttcaagagCTGAATGTTGCCGCACTTGTATTTGATTTATAATTCATTCAATAAATCTTCTATGcataaatttgcatattgtttcatttattttgtttttaatttctaaaTCAGTTGTAAATCAAGGAAGTTTTCCAGAATAGATTCGTTCAGCGAGTGGATCTACCCTGgttccagaggtttttcttgagccacgCCAGAGCCGCGAGGAGGTGAAGACAAGACGCGAAGCGGTGagaggagaaaaacctctggttataTCTTGGActttcactttcatgcagacgctagtgtcaggatctgaccctcaggctccgattggttgatatttttacaaacacgcaaatcaatatgattggttcgtttgattggtaataACGAGGGGACgcgtgattgctaagttgccattggtcctttttgtaataatgaatttgacgcgtttgacagctggcgtctgcatggaatttgagattcaagtccaaggtaaccagaggtctTCTCGACGCTTCACGACTCGTCTTCACCGCTTTGCAGTTCTCTCgcggctaaaaaaaaaaaatctctgggACTAGGGTACGAGTGGATCCAGCCCGGGTGTAAATCGAAATCCTAAAACGTATGTTTTATTCTCGTTTCGTTTGACTTTCGAgtatttttctgttcttttccTTATCGATTGTTTTCTGTAATCACTTTACTCCAGTGTATAGTACAATTACCATCAGTATCGAATTATGGACAAAACAAACGTTAATTTAACTGGGCCGCATTTAGACGTTTGTTTTTTGGCTTTGACACTGAACTAAGAGAGATGCTACTTCGTCGACAGTCAAGTGATATGatcaagaaaacatttttgttaGCAAAATCTAACAAACGAACCGAAATGTTTGCTTGATTTTTTAAGACATCAGTGTCAAGAAATTGAACCCATTACATCTCCTAACGAAATGAACGAATCCTAACCTATCGATCCTTTCGGCCCCTCGTTTTCTCGCTTCTCTTGCAATCCATCATTTACTGCCGGTAGCCCTGCGGGCCCTTGAATACGGAGATGCGATGAACCTGTCGATTAAGCACAAAGGGAAATAAAGTTTAACCTTAATACAACTATCTTGTGTTTCTAGACGAAGAACAATATAAATATTCCCCGCGGCTCTAGACGATGAGCTCAATACCAGATGGGACTCATAACAAACTCACTATAATCacaaaacacaaacagcggttacaaattaacatttgcttgaactgcatagtttttttttataaaagcttaacgtttcgtatgttacaacacgTCATTAGAAGGGAtaattattcagttacagataaatttaaattcaaatataCCACTAAAACTAATTGGGAACTaacgaatttgattgacaagtAACGAAATTTAAACGACAAGAAATAcgctaataatagagataaaggaatttctagtttctaaagaaactgtggtgctacgTCGGTAGGAGAGTGAAagaggaaaatttggttttatcaaacgttttgataaaggtcgaattaccaccgtgatgGCTAGACCTAGCCTGGAGCCGGTCCAGAGAGGAGCAGTAAGGCGCCTCCTTCTCTCCACTAGCCTGTGTGGACACCTTGAGAAGTGCCAGGACACCCTCAGCCCCCCTTGACCAGGGATACCGTTTGGGCAGGTAGAGCTCAGTAGCCTTGGTAGGCTGTCTACCTAGAGAGTTGCTCACCCGAATTAAAGGAAAGTCTGTACCAGCGAATTTGGCGGAAAAGACCAAAAGTATTAGTCCAACGGCAATAAAAATGGTTCAGCAACGCACTGTGGAGTGCGAAGGGCACGCCGGAGCACAAAGAAAGGCTTGGTCATCCACTGCAGCCGAGGAAGTCCCCAGATGTAACGATGTATTCGTGGGACTGGATCCTGACTTTCAAGGCCGAGAGAGTGGGATCGTCCCTGTGCAACGGCTTTTCCACTATAATATCATTCACGCAAAGGTTACATTGCACATTTCATCCACTCACCTATACACGATTCATCCAAGTTTTATCTCATCTCTCACCAAGTCACCTTAAGCCATGTGGCGATGGGGGACAGGCGAAGCAACAGGTGCAGGTGACCACTGGCAGTTGTAGCCTTGATCCTGCACGTAGGTGGCCTCGGACTTTGGTCGTTCGTCCCTATATTCGGGGCAATAGGGGAGTCCGGCAGCATCCTTGGCAACTGAGCAGCCCTATTAAGGACAGGACTGCTCACCCTAGTAAGGGAGGGGCCTAGAAAAGCTGGCCTAAAGATTGCCTGCCCTACATCAGTGTGGCCAGCTAGCCGCGGCTGGCAGATCATCCACGCATGCGGTCGAATCCAAATGAGAAAGAGAAAACTCACTATTGGAACATGGAATGTTCGCACTCTTATGGAGAGGCAACAGCGGAAAACCTCAAAGGAGAACAGCTCTGGTTGCCAAAGAACAACAAGGACATTGCAGCCTTAAGCGAGACTCGGTTTGCAGAGGAGGGGTCTCTTACCGAACCAGTTAGTGGCTACACCTTCTTCTGGAAAGGAAAGGCCATGGACGAGGACAGGATCCACGGAGTTGGCCTAGCTATTAAATCCAGTCTCGCAAGACAGCTTCCCACCCTGCCTATTGGCATCAACGAGCGACTAATGAAGCTCCGATTACCCCACGACCACAACCGGTACGCA containing:
- the LOC138008886 gene encoding uncharacterized protein isoform X2, whose translation is MLTKTFYLLTCLLFLSMIESARGSSHLRIQGPAGLPAVNDGLQEKRENEGPKGSIGSSHLQVRRQIPLPPVPQSGKRESEGPKGSIGAKDWIALPPGIKLQVVDKHHSTQQDQ
- the LOC138008886 gene encoding uncharacterized protein isoform X1: MLTKTFYLLTCLLFLSMIESARGSSHLRIQGPAGLPAVNDGLQEKRENEGPKGSIGSSHLQVRRQIPLPPVPQSGKRESEGPKGSIVGAKDWIALPPGIKLQVVDKHHSTQQDQ